From a single Amphiprion ocellaris isolate individual 3 ecotype Okinawa chromosome 18, ASM2253959v1, whole genome shotgun sequence genomic region:
- the LOC118470683 gene encoding protein TBATA-like, with product MVRDDWCVTSSLFPHPLLKSHVLRKSPGPAFTFPLTQNLHAVSGNNNKSALFSEAWRDELKELVAKVNLSFRAQLGKNEDQPEDEFVHQKTQYSADTGRIIPPSSKSYLHRFHSQHLKYPQPFQDQELTVLELLCQILQTDSLSTVQQWLLLAGQREKDLVMGMLRRALDAVDLSGRRNQRTFQQLQAFHPGASPPAYSPSFDQPWRKPWRTSSYKANPNSGDDKPGNSTLPLFLVCLSLLFIMNTTFFAPSFIAMIEYFFMQLPLMCILGLSNIALSYTIQSILSLTFFSINLFDETRGNPENQ from the exons GTGTCACCTCATCATTATTTCCTCATCCACTTCTCAAGAGCCACGTCCTCAGGAAATCACCCGGGCCCGCTTTTACCTTCCCACTCACTCAAAACCTCCATGCAGTCAGCGGAAACAATAACAAATCAG CACTGTTTTCAGAAGCCTGGAGGGATGAACTTAAAGAACTTGTTGCAAAAGTCAATCTGTCTTTTCGAGCACAATTGGGAAAAAATGAG GACCAACCTGAGGATGAATTTGTGCACCAAAAGACTCAGTATTCAGCTGATACTGGGAgaatcatccctccatccagcAAGTCTTACCTGCACAGATTTCATTCCCAGCACCTAAAGTATCCTCAACCCTTCCAGGATCAAGAACTCACG GTTTTGGAGCTGCTCTGTCAGATCCTGCAGACAGACTCGCTGTCCACAGTGCAGCAGTGGCTTCTGCTTGCAGGCCAAAGAG AGAAGGACCTTGTGATGGGGATGCTCAGACGAGCTCTGGACGCCGTCGACCTCTCAGGCCGTCGTAACCAGCGAACcttccagcagctccaggcTTTTCATCCAGGTGCATCTCCACCAGCGTACAGTCCATCATTTGACCAGCCGTGGAGAAAACCCTGGAGAACGAG CTCATACAAAGCGAATCCGAATTCCGGCGATGACAAACCAGGTAACTCAACACTTCCTCTGTTCCTTGTGTGCCTCAGTTTGCTGTTTATtatgaacacaacattttttgCTCCTTCTTTTATTGCCATGattgagtatttttttatgcAGTTGCCTCTTATGTGCATCCTTGGATTAAGTAACATCGCTCTGTCTTATACGAtacaatcaattttaagtttgaCGTTTTTTAGCATCAATCTTTTTGATGAAACCAGAGGAAACCCTGAGAATCAATAA